A stretch of Pseudoprevotella muciniphila DNA encodes these proteins:
- a CDS encoding DUF1846 domain-containing protein → MKLGFDNDKYLRIQSEHIKERISEFGDKLYLEFGGKLYDDYHASRVLPGFQPDSKMRMLMQLKDDAEIVMVISAEDIEKNKIRGDLGITYDKDVLRLRDIFTEWGFYVSSVVITHFNGQASAVSFRERLERLGLVRVYYHYLIEGYPTNVELIDSDEGFGKNDYVETTRPLVVVTAPGPGSGKMAVCLSQLYNENRRGVKAGYAKFETFPIWNIPLKHPVNVAYEAATADLNDVNMIDHFHLEAYGKTTVNYNRDIEIFPVLNAIFEGIYGESPYKSPTDMGVNMAGFCISDDEVCSEASKQEIIRRYYAALCSLTDGSKDDREINKILLLMKQMKLTTAYRRCTVAAHERKEKGGTAAAAIELSDGTLITSGTSSLLGPSAALILNATKHLAGIDHNLKLIPQNMIEPIQRMKTSMLHGVNPRLHTDEVLVALAVLSQHDDNCKRALDSLPLLDGCQVHATVMLSEVDRKIFKKLGCGLTFDPVKK, encoded by the coding sequence ATGAAACTCGGTTTTGACAACGACAAATATCTGCGCATACAGTCTGAACACATCAAGGAACGCATTAGTGAGTTTGGCGACAAACTCTATCTTGAATTTGGTGGAAAACTCTACGACGACTATCATGCCAGCCGTGTGCTGCCAGGGTTCCAGCCCGACAGTAAGATGCGAATGCTGATGCAACTGAAGGATGACGCAGAAATTGTGATGGTCATCAGTGCAGAAGACATTGAGAAGAATAAGATACGAGGCGACTTAGGCATCACCTACGACAAGGATGTGCTGCGCTTGCGTGACATCTTCACCGAATGGGGGTTTTATGTGAGCAGTGTGGTCATCACGCATTTTAACGGGCAGGCAAGTGCGGTGTCGTTCAGGGAACGCTTGGAACGACTTGGACTGGTGCGTGTGTATTACCACTATCTCATAGAGGGTTATCCCACCAATGTGGAACTTATCGATTCAGACGAGGGCTTTGGCAAGAACGACTATGTGGAGACCACCCGCCCGCTCGTTGTGGTAACGGCACCCGGTCCCGGTAGCGGAAAGATGGCAGTTTGTCTCAGCCAACTCTATAATGAGAACCGTCGCGGTGTGAAGGCAGGGTATGCCAAGTTCGAGACGTTCCCCATCTGGAACATCCCCTTGAAACACCCCGTCAACGTGGCTTACGAGGCTGCTACGGCAGACCTGAACGATGTCAACATGATTGACCACTTCCATCTGGAAGCGTATGGTAAGACCACTGTAAACTACAACCGTGACATAGAGATTTTCCCTGTGCTGAATGCCATTTTCGAGGGCATCTATGGTGAAAGCCCCTACAAGTCGCCGACGGACATGGGCGTGAACATGGCGGGCTTCTGCATCAGCGACGACGAGGTGTGCAGCGAAGCATCGAAACAGGAAATCATACGCCGGTACTATGCTGCACTATGTTCCCTGACCGATGGCAGCAAGGACGACAGGGAAATCAATAAGATTCTGCTGCTGATGAAGCAGATGAAACTTACCACAGCCTACCGCAGATGCACTGTGGCGGCACACGAAAGAAAAGAAAAAGGAGGGACAGCCGCGGCAGCCATAGAACTGTCAGATGGCACACTTATTACTTCCGGCACAAGCAGTCTGCTCGGACCGAGCGCGGCGCTTATCCTGAATGCCACGAAACATCTGGCAGGCATAGACCATAACCTTAAACTCATACCGCAAAACATGATTGAGCCCATACAGCGCATGAAGACGTCTATGCTGCATGGCGTGAACCCACGTCTGCATACCGACGAAGTGCTGGTGGCTCTCGCAGTGCTCAGTCAGCATGATGACAACTGCAAGCGGGCGCTCGACTCACTGCCACTGCTCGATGGATGTCAGGTGCATGCCACGGTGATGCTTAGCGAAGTGGACCGCAAAATCTTTAAGAAACTCGGTTGCGGACTTACCTTCGACCCTGTCAAGAAGTAG
- the cmk gene encoding (d)CMP kinase produces the protein MKKIIIAIDGHSSCGKSTMAKALAKAIGYIYVDTGAMYRAVTLYAIRNGMFTGESPDAALLESRMDDIHVSFRLNKETNLPETLLNGECVEKDIRGMEVSSKVSPISALPFVRTAMTRQQQLMGEKKGIVMDGRDIGTAVFPNAELKIFVTASAEVRAGRRFKELQAKGEKVDFEEVLKNVRERDYIDSHREVAPLRKADDAILLDNSQMTIDEQNAWLLKQVRRITG, from the coding sequence ATGAAGAAGATAATCATAGCCATCGACGGTCACAGTTCCTGCGGCAAAAGCACAATGGCAAAAGCACTCGCCAAGGCGATAGGCTACATCTATGTCGATACAGGTGCCATGTATCGTGCCGTTACGCTTTATGCCATCCGCAACGGTATGTTCACGGGCGAATCACCAGATGCCGCACTCCTTGAAAGCAGGATGGACGATATTCACGTCAGTTTCCGCCTCAACAAAGAGACGAACCTGCCCGAGACACTCCTCAACGGCGAATGTGTGGAAAAGGACATTCGTGGCATGGAGGTATCGAGCAAAGTCAGCCCCATCTCTGCCCTACCCTTCGTACGTACAGCCATGACAAGGCAACAGCAGTTGATGGGCGAAAAGAAAGGCATCGTGATGGATGGTCGCGACATTGGCACTGCCGTTTTTCCCAATGCCGAACTAAAAATTTTCGTTACAGCCTCCGCCGAAGTGCGCGCCGGGCGTCGCTTCAAGGAACTGCAGGCGAAAGGCGAAAAGGTGGACTTTGAGGAAGTGCTCAAGAATGTGCGCGAACGCGACTATATCGACAGTCATCGCGAGGTGGCACCTCTGCGCAAGGCAGATGATGCCATACTGCTCGACAACAGCCAGATGACCATAGATGAGCAAAATGCATGGTTGCTGAAACAAGTCAGGAGGATTACAGGCTGA
- a CDS encoding polyprenyl synthetase family protein, giving the protein MISKINAALDALKYPKQPRGLYEPIKYALEEGGKRVRPRLLLLAYSLYSDDIERAMPAAIGIETYHNFTLLHDDVMDNAEMRRGRPTVHVKWDQNTAILSGDVMLMLALRYVSECRCKRWAELRDVFIQSCIEVGEGQQYDMNFEKRDEVAVDEYLEMIRLKTSVLVACAAKMGAIAANAPEEDCELIYAFAERIGIAFQLQDDYLDVYGDPAVFGKKIGGDILCGKKTYLLISALNRGDEGQRMQLLSLINDKNIGSEDKIKAVTDIYNAIGIPEICKNAIEAYYDDARNLYETLPLPENKKAPLWAWASELMERKK; this is encoded by the coding sequence ATGATCAGCAAAATCAATGCGGCACTCGATGCCCTGAAGTATCCAAAACAACCCAGAGGCCTTTATGAACCCATAAAATACGCACTCGAAGAAGGCGGGAAACGTGTCCGTCCACGTCTGCTCCTGTTAGCCTACAGCCTCTATAGCGATGACATAGAGCGCGCCATGCCGGCTGCCATAGGCATAGAAACCTACCACAACTTCACACTTCTCCACGACGATGTGATGGATAACGCGGAGATGAGAAGAGGAAGACCTACGGTACACGTGAAGTGGGATCAGAACACAGCCATACTCTCCGGCGACGTGATGCTCATGCTGGCGCTTAGGTATGTATCAGAATGTCGTTGCAAGCGCTGGGCTGAGTTAAGAGATGTTTTCATACAATCCTGCATAGAAGTGGGAGAGGGACAGCAGTACGACATGAACTTTGAAAAGCGTGATGAAGTGGCTGTGGACGAATACCTCGAAATGATAAGGCTAAAGACGAGTGTACTTGTGGCGTGTGCCGCAAAGATGGGAGCCATTGCTGCCAATGCTCCGGAAGAAGACTGTGAACTCATCTATGCCTTTGCAGAACGCATCGGTATAGCATTCCAACTTCAGGACGACTATCTCGATGTGTATGGTGACCCCGCTGTGTTCGGAAAGAAAATAGGAGGCGACATTCTCTGCGGAAAGAAGACTTATCTGCTCATCTCAGCACTCAACAGAGGCGACGAAGGACAGCGCATGCAGTTGCTCAGCCTAATCAACGACAAAAACATCGGCAGCGAAGATAAAATAAAGGCTGTAACGGACATCTACAACGCTATAGGCATACCCGAAATCTGCAAAAATGCCATCGAAGCGTACTACGATGACGCAAGAAACCTCTACGAAACACTGCCTTTGCCGGAAAACAAGAAAGCACCCCTCTGGGCATGGGCAAGCGAACTTATGGAAAGAAAGAAATAA
- a CDS encoding TatD family hydrolase — MSYIDTHTHLYTEEFDADRKEVVERAVLSGAQCILLPNIDEASIAPMLRMCRDYPRLCYPMMGLHPTDIPEDPWPLLNRMEQLLAGGDYVAVGEVGVDLYWDDSRRDVQIDVFRHQVEWAVKFQLPLVIHSRNAQDEIVSTLLPYRDELCGGIFHCFGGTKEEAEELLDFPNFMLGIGGVITFKKSSLPEFLKTTVPLSRIVLETDAPYLAPTPHRGKRNESSYIPLIISKLAEIYATDANTIEAVTTHNAKTIFKKIT; from the coding sequence TTGTCCTACATAGACACGCATACACACCTCTACACAGAGGAATTCGATGCCGACCGCAAAGAAGTGGTGGAGCGGGCTGTACTATCGGGGGCACAATGCATTTTGCTACCCAACATCGACGAAGCAAGCATAGCACCAATGCTCCGGATGTGTCGGGACTATCCACGTCTGTGCTATCCCATGATGGGACTGCACCCTACGGACATACCCGAAGACCCGTGGCCACTGCTCAACCGCATGGAGCAACTGCTCGCAGGTGGCGATTATGTAGCGGTGGGGGAAGTGGGTGTTGACCTGTATTGGGACGACAGCAGGAGAGACGTGCAGATAGACGTGTTCCGGCATCAGGTGGAATGGGCAGTGAAGTTTCAGTTGCCTCTCGTCATCCACTCCAGAAACGCGCAAGATGAAATAGTCAGCACACTCTTGCCTTATCGCGACGAACTTTGCGGAGGCATCTTCCATTGCTTCGGAGGGACAAAGGAGGAGGCGGAGGAACTGCTGGATTTCCCCAATTTTATGCTCGGTATAGGTGGTGTGATCACATTTAAGAAGTCATCGCTGCCAGAATTCCTCAAAACCACAGTGCCACTCTCCAGAATAGTGTTGGAAACCGATGCGCCTTATCTCGCGCCAACACCTCATCGGGGCAAACGCAATGAGAGCAGTTATATACCGCTCATAATCAGCAAACTCGCGGAAATCTATGCCACAGACGCAAATACTATAGAAGCCGTTACCACACATAATGCGAAAACAATTTTCAAAAAAATCACGTAA
- a CDS encoding DUF3316 domain-containing protein codes for MEIAKRLILFLLFVLSAMIARAEMPDSTGIVRHTHLFGLGATNILDTYLSPLEYTGGSFVTLHSTERRLPWRRGHWAIMGMYGGDFSYTKSPTDDSKYLDGNARVAFALHNNWRIAPHLRLAAGPLAEISGGFTYNTRNGNNPAQGRFALLLAASGQAEYDFRVKRAVWTARAQLDIPVIGMMFSPNYGQSYYEIFSLGNYDHNICATTPFNAPSARLSALLEIPVRKSRLTLGYEGNIRQSDANHLKRHFWGHYFVIGWSRKLKIIK; via the coding sequence ATGGAGATTGCCAAACGACTCATATTGTTTCTTCTCTTCGTGCTATCAGCGATGATTGCCCGTGCCGAAATGCCCGACAGTACAGGCATTGTGCGCCACACCCACCTTTTCGGCTTAGGCGCGACTAACATTCTCGACACCTACCTTTCACCCTTGGAATACACTGGCGGCAGTTTCGTTACGCTCCACAGCACAGAACGCCGATTACCATGGCGCCGCGGACATTGGGCGATTATGGGCATGTATGGTGGAGATTTTTCATATACCAAGTCGCCCACAGATGACAGCAAATATCTCGATGGCAATGCCCGTGTGGCATTTGCGCTGCACAACAACTGGCGCATTGCTCCGCACCTGCGTCTTGCCGCTGGTCCGTTGGCAGAAATCAGCGGTGGTTTTACGTATAACACCCGCAATGGGAATAATCCCGCACAGGGTCGTTTCGCCTTGCTTCTTGCCGCGAGCGGCCAGGCGGAATACGACTTCAGGGTGAAACGCGCAGTCTGGACTGCACGCGCACAACTGGACATCCCTGTCATTGGCATGATGTTCAGCCCCAACTATGGGCAGTCGTACTACGAGATATTCTCTCTCGGCAACTACGACCACAACATTTGCGCCACAACACCCTTCAATGCACCGTCGGCACGCCTGAGTGCACTACTGGAAATACCAGTACGCAAGTCGCGCCTCACGCTGGGCTACGAAGGAAACATCCGACAGAGCGACGCGAACCACCTCAAACGCCACTTCTGGGGGCACTATTTCGTTATAGGCTGGAGCCGAAAGTTGAAAATCATCAAATAA
- the porQ gene encoding type IX secretion system protein PorQ: MKKGLCSLVFMLFVIAANAQESRSAYNFLRVPSSSHVSALGGENISLIADDAASARQNPALYANVNDRTLGLSFMTYPAGGTLFGAQFVKAFGDRHTAAFTAHYMNYGSVDETDESGIASGTFSPKDLVLSAGYSYLMGDYVSGGAQLKMISSSYGDYSSMALAVDLGLNYFDEDHDLSLSLAALNIGRQIKMFDDRREHLPFNLQAGATIGLAQAPVRLSITMTDLTRWKKEDYFTTEDKIGFGKMLLNHFVAGVDILPTKQTYLSVGYNFRRAYELKQAGESHWAGLSVGGGLTLKDFKFGVSFAKYSLSASSLMVNLSYSFPASKKKKNAQTTKSTDTQAEEEE, encoded by the coding sequence ATGAAAAAAGGCCTTTGTTCGCTTGTTTTCATGCTTTTTGTGATTGCTGCCAATGCCCAGGAGAGCAGGTCGGCTTACAATTTCCTCAGGGTGCCCTCATCATCGCACGTATCGGCACTCGGTGGTGAGAATATCTCGCTGATAGCAGATGATGCGGCTTCTGCCAGACAGAATCCTGCATTGTATGCGAATGTAAACGACCGCACGCTGGGACTCTCATTCATGACCTATCCTGCCGGCGGCACCCTCTTCGGCGCACAATTCGTGAAGGCTTTCGGCGACCGCCATACGGCAGCATTCACTGCCCATTACATGAACTATGGCTCCGTGGATGAGACTGACGAGAGCGGCATAGCATCGGGAACATTCTCCCCCAAGGACCTCGTGCTCAGTGCGGGATACAGTTACCTCATGGGTGACTATGTGAGCGGTGGTGCACAACTGAAAATGATATCTTCCTCGTATGGCGACTACAGCAGTATGGCGCTTGCAGTGGATTTGGGTTTGAACTATTTCGACGAAGACCACGACCTTTCCCTCTCTCTGGCAGCCCTGAACATAGGCAGGCAAATCAAGATGTTCGACGACCGGCGCGAGCACCTTCCTTTCAACCTGCAAGCCGGTGCCACTATCGGACTGGCTCAGGCTCCCGTCCGTCTGAGCATCACGATGACCGACCTCACCCGCTGGAAGAAGGAAGACTACTTCACCACAGAGGACAAGATAGGATTCGGGAAGATGCTTCTCAACCACTTTGTTGCAGGTGTTGACATCCTGCCGACTAAGCAGACCTATCTCTCGGTGGGTTACAATTTCCGACGCGCATACGAACTCAAGCAGGCAGGTGAGTCGCATTGGGCAGGGTTATCTGTGGGTGGCGGGCTTACATTGAAGGACTTCAAGTTTGGTGTGTCGTTTGCCAAATACAGCCTCAGCGCCAGCAGCCTGATGGTCAACCTGTCCTACAGTTTTCCTGCCTCTAAGAAGAAAAAGAACGCACAGACAACAAAGTCAACTGATACACAAGCCGAGGAAGAGGAATAA
- a CDS encoding 4-hydroxy-3-methylbut-2-enyl diphosphate reductase gives MDSDLDKDKTLADNRPLKVEIDSSSGFCFGVTTAISKAEEELSRGRLYCLGDIVHNSGEVDRLHAKGLETINHDTFRNLHNAKVLLRAHGEPPATYDIAKHNAIEIIDATCPVVLQLQKRIRKVYESSPHAQIVIYGKRGHAEVLGLVGQTAGKAIIVENIEEAEKTPLNYNHDIYLFSQTTKSLDGFHKLKEFFLSHIQPPAQFHAFDTICRQVANRQPVIERFAERHDVVIFVCGKKSSNGHALYEACRRSNPRSYMVDSPSSIELAWFNEVSSVGICGATSTPKWLMEACRDEIFRLTKK, from the coding sequence ATGGATAGCGACTTGGATAAAGATAAGACACTTGCGGACAACAGACCGCTGAAAGTGGAAATAGACTCTTCAAGCGGTTTCTGCTTCGGTGTGACCACCGCCATCAGCAAGGCGGAGGAGGAACTTTCGCGCGGCAGACTGTACTGTCTTGGCGACATAGTCCACAACAGTGGCGAGGTGGATCGACTGCACGCCAAAGGCCTTGAAACCATCAACCACGACACGTTCCGCAACCTCCATAATGCCAAAGTTTTGCTACGTGCCCACGGAGAGCCGCCAGCCACCTACGACATAGCCAAGCACAACGCCATAGAAATCATTGATGCCACATGCCCTGTGGTGCTGCAACTGCAGAAACGTATCCGGAAGGTGTACGAGTCGAGTCCTCATGCACAAATTGTGATTTATGGTAAACGCGGTCATGCAGAAGTACTGGGCCTCGTAGGACAAACTGCAGGCAAAGCCATTATCGTGGAAAACATAGAAGAAGCCGAGAAAACTCCACTCAACTATAACCATGACATTTACCTCTTCTCGCAGACTACAAAGTCGCTTGACGGTTTTCATAAACTCAAAGAGTTTTTCCTCTCACACATTCAGCCTCCCGCACAGTTCCATGCTTTCGACACCATTTGCCGCCAAGTTGCCAACCGTCAACCTGTGATAGAGCGATTTGCCGAGCGTCACGACGTGGTAATCTTCGTATGCGGAAAAAAAAGCAGTAATGGACATGCGCTCTACGAGGCTTGCCGTCGGAGCAATCCGCGCAGTTATATGGTGGATAGTCCGTCAAGTATCGAACTCGCCTGGTTCAATGAAGTGAGCAGTGTGGGGATATGCGGTGCCACGAGTACCCCGAAATGGCTGATGGAAGCCTGCAGAGACGAGATTTTCCGACTAACGAAAAAGTGA
- a CDS encoding abortive infection system antitoxin AbiGi family protein: MLRRNRLNSHTNTLFHYTKSEDILSSILKEGLRFVYCKERLDERLCFGIPMISFCDIPVAQSVEHTSKYGEFAIGLSKEYLISNYSFAIGPVTYYLKGAPIFKMALDYLKIYGSNVYNRGNVLTVSNSPGDKTILSKEEAPGVLKSFLDTNNYHQLVTTSIGIIKPYCSEYEKGVQINYDECEWRMIVPENARLSATERCKWFWTEQEFDDWREKYGDIFINSWSLPFDISDINFLIVPDNESVKSLIQAIYDMETLCGQPIYDEEKALLCTKILSFDQIRDI, encoded by the coding sequence ATGTTAAGACGTAACAGACTGAACAGCCACACAAACACATTGTTTCATTATACCAAGAGCGAAGACATCCTGTCATCTATTCTCAAGGAAGGCTTGAGGTTTGTGTACTGCAAAGAGCGGCTTGACGAGCGGCTTTGTTTTGGTATTCCTATGATTTCTTTCTGCGATATACCTGTGGCGCAGAGTGTTGAGCATACTTCAAAATATGGTGAATTTGCTATTGGGCTGTCAAAGGAATACCTCATTTCAAATTACTCGTTTGCCATAGGACCGGTCACTTATTATTTAAAAGGGGCTCCTATATTTAAGATGGCTTTAGATTATCTTAAAATATATGGCAGTAACGTGTATAACAGGGGAAATGTTCTGACAGTTTCCAATAGTCCCGGCGACAAAACAATTTTGTCAAAAGAAGAGGCACCGGGTGTGTTGAAGAGTTTTTTAGACACGAACAACTACCATCAGTTGGTTACCACTTCCATAGGCATAATAAAGCCCTATTGTTCAGAGTATGAGAAAGGTGTTCAGATCAATTATGATGAATGTGAATGGAGAATGATTGTACCGGAAAATGCACGCCTGTCTGCCACAGAGCGGTGTAAATGGTTCTGGACTGAACAGGAGTTCGATGACTGGAGAGAAAAATACGGCGACATCTTCATCAACAGTTGGAGTCTCCCCTTTGACATATCAGACATCAATTTCCTCATTGTTCCCGACAACGAATCGGTAAAATCGTTGATACAAGCCATTTATGATATGGAAACGCTGTGCGGCCAACCGATTTACGATGAAGAGAAAGCATTGCTGTGTACCAAAATCTTATCGTTCGACCAAATCAGGGATATATAA
- a CDS encoding energy transducer TonB: MRKIFNKNNATNANLLSSEDWLDIIFKERNHEYGAYVMRSRYARRLSFSLAVVFVTVLLVLAVVFGVKGIVGLVVHHKMSEIEEAIKLNPINLEEEKKKKVVEEGRRETAETRPDAPPEQGPNLKIISKEEFVANQVEEVVKEGPKQVKVGETTLVAITQDSLMQQDEAAPITKNDTLTPTVVIASPLPPGGWQALLKWIGENLGYPIECIRDNIGGEVKVKFYVDTDGTIKNATIVKSLNPQLDNEALRIVKKMPKWRPRMVNGTPSRCDVILPIEFDPSGKDPIVVENDGTEAPPVTGEEINKALEKATGAPLPAEEQGTGAKTTENAEQKSK, from the coding sequence ATGCGCAAAATATTCAATAAAAATAACGCAACCAATGCCAATTTATTATCATCCGAAGATTGGCTGGACATCATATTCAAGGAGAGAAACCACGAATATGGTGCATACGTTATGCGCAGCAGATATGCCAGGCGGCTTTCGTTCTCGCTTGCCGTGGTGTTCGTTACGGTTCTTCTCGTACTTGCAGTCGTCTTCGGCGTGAAGGGGATTGTAGGATTGGTGGTACATCACAAAATGAGCGAGATAGAAGAGGCGATAAAACTCAATCCCATCAACCTGGAAGAAGAGAAGAAAAAGAAGGTGGTGGAGGAAGGTCGTCGTGAAACGGCAGAGACACGTCCCGATGCACCACCCGAGCAAGGTCCCAATCTCAAAATCATATCTAAGGAGGAATTTGTAGCCAATCAGGTGGAAGAAGTAGTGAAGGAAGGGCCCAAGCAAGTGAAGGTGGGTGAAACCACACTCGTGGCAATCACGCAAGATTCCCTTATGCAACAAGATGAGGCGGCACCTATTACCAAAAACGACACGCTGACACCCACCGTTGTCATTGCTTCGCCGTTGCCGCCGGGAGGATGGCAGGCATTGTTGAAATGGATTGGCGAAAACCTGGGCTATCCCATAGAATGTATAAGAGATAATATCGGAGGAGAAGTAAAGGTGAAATTCTATGTCGATACAGACGGAACAATCAAGAATGCAACCATTGTCAAGTCGCTCAACCCGCAACTCGACAACGAAGCACTAAGAATAGTGAAGAAAATGCCCAAATGGAGACCAAGAATGGTCAACGGCACACCGTCGCGCTGCGATGTAATACTACCCATCGAGTTCGATCCTTCAGGCAAGGATCCAATCGTGGTCGAAAACGATGGAACGGAAGCACCCCCCGTAACTGGAGAAGAGATAAACAAAGCCTTGGAAAAAGCCACAGGGGCACCCCTCCCGGCGGAGGAACAGGGAACAGGGGCGAAAACCACGGAAAATGCAGAACAGAAATCAAAATAA